A single genomic interval of Magnetospirillum sp. 15-1 harbors:
- a CDS encoding TldD/PmbA family protein: MPGISPLDLLSDLVADARKAGAEAADAVLIDSASLSVGMRLGALERLERAESGDVGLRVLIGKRQAFVSSSDRSKAALAELVERAVAMARAIPEDPYCGLADPADLARDFPDLDVCDPQEPSAERLIDMVRSAEDAARSVTGVTNSEGAEAGWGRSGVAIVASNGFSHAYSVTSSSLSVSVLAGTNEQGMERDYDYSSAVFLADLREPEEIGFEAGRRAVRRLGARKVATKQVPVIYDPRVARGLLSSLAGAINGAGVARGTSFLKDKLGKAIFGRGVRVMDDPHRRRGLRSRPCDGEGIATRTRAIVEDGVLTTWLLDLRSARQLGLSSTGHASRGTSSPPSPSASNFYLEAGHVTPSEMIHDISEGFYITDLSGQGVNGVTGDYSRGASGFWIKGGELAFPVNEVTVAGNLRDIFLNLTPASDLTLRHGIDAPTCRIDGLMVAGR, translated from the coding sequence ATGCCCGGGATTTCGCCCCTCGATCTGTTGAGTGATCTGGTCGCCGACGCCCGCAAGGCCGGAGCCGAGGCCGCCGACGCGGTGCTGATCGATTCCGCCTCCCTGTCGGTGGGCATGCGCCTCGGCGCGCTCGAGCGCCTGGAACGGGCGGAATCCGGCGATGTGGGCCTGCGGGTGCTGATCGGCAAGCGTCAGGCCTTCGTGTCATCCTCCGACCGTTCCAAGGCGGCGCTGGCCGAACTGGTCGAGCGCGCCGTCGCCATGGCGCGGGCCATCCCCGAGGACCCCTATTGCGGTCTGGCCGATCCCGCCGATCTGGCCCGCGACTTTCCCGATCTCGACGTCTGCGATCCCCAGGAGCCGTCGGCCGAGCGCCTGATCGACATGGTGCGCAGTGCCGAAGATGCCGCCCGCTCCGTCACCGGCGTCACCAATTCCGAGGGTGCCGAGGCGGGCTGGGGCCGCTCTGGCGTCGCCATCGTCGCGTCCAACGGCTTCTCCCATGCCTATTCGGTGACCTCGTCGTCGCTGTCGGTCTCGGTGCTGGCCGGCACCAACGAGCAGGGCATGGAGCGCGACTACGATTATTCCTCGGCGGTGTTCCTGGCCGATCTGCGCGAGCCCGAGGAAATCGGCTTTGAAGCCGGCCGCCGTGCCGTCCGCCGCCTGGGCGCCCGCAAGGTGGCCACCAAGCAGGTGCCGGTGATCTATGACCCGCGCGTGGCGCGCGGCCTGCTGTCCAGCCTGGCCGGGGCCATCAACGGCGCCGGGGTGGCGCGCGGCACCAGCTTCCTCAAGGACAAGCTGGGCAAGGCGATCTTCGGCCGCGGCGTGCGGGTGATGGATGATCCCCACCGCCGGCGCGGCCTGCGCTCGCGGCCCTGTGACGGCGAAGGGATCGCCACCCGGACGCGGGCCATCGTCGAGGATGGCGTGCTGACCACCTGGCTGCTGGATCTGCGTTCCGCCCGGCAATTGGGCCTTTCATCCACCGGCCATGCCAGCCGGGGCACCTCGTCGCCGCCCTCGCCCTCGGCCAGCAACTTCTATCTGGAGGCCGGGCACGTCACGCCGTCCGAGATGATCCACGACATCTCCGAGGGCTTCTACATCACCGATCTGTCGGGCCAGGGGGTCAACGGCGTCACCGGCGACTATTCGCGCGGCGCCTCGGGCTTCTGGATCAAGGGCGGAGAACTGGCTTTTCCCGTCAACGAGGTGACGGTGGCCGGCAATCTCAGGGATATCTTCCTTAATCTCACCCCGGCCAGCGACCTGACGCTCCGCCACGGCATCGACGCGCCCACCTGCCGCATCGACGGGTTGATGGTGGCGGGACGGTAG